Within the Acidimicrobiales bacterium genome, the region TCACAGTCACCGGAGAACGAATCCCGCCCACTGACCGACCGGCATCTGTCGAGGCCAACGGACGCACGATCACGGCAACCATCCATCAGTCGGACACGGATGGCCGCGATGACGCGTCTGCGTCCGCAAGCTGGAACGGCGAGTCACGATTTGCCTGGTTCTATGACTTCCGGGCCGATCCCGATTTCGGACCGGTGATCAACGCGACCATCATCGTGCCCGACTATTTCCCCGCCGGCACCTACGACGCGTGGGTCACTGGAGGCAAAGCCGACCCAGACGTCGATGCAGATCCGATCGCCATCACCATCGAGTGAGTCGGAGGTCTGGAGGTTCGTGGTCCGCCGGCGCTGCACCTGACCCCGCCACCTGCCGCTCAGAGTGATGGACGAAGTGACAGATCGTGACGAAACGCGCCCGCGGGCGCGTTTCGCAACCCACCGTGGCCTAAGCATCACCCAAAGTCACCTGACGCCCTCACAACCAAATCGTCACGAACCCTGGTTCGGTGTCGTCTCCAAAACGTCACCAGGTTCGTTAGCGCTGTCGCGGCCACCGCCGACTAGGTTCCCGCTCCAGCGCCATTCAGGCGCAAACAAGGGGGACCTACCGTGGAAGACACGATCCGGCGATTCTCGCCACTGGCGGGCATTGCGTTCGTGCTGATGATTCCTATCGGCTTCGCGATCGAGGGCGGAACACCCGCAACCGACGACCCCGCGGCCGAGATTCAGCAGTTCTACCTCGACAACGATGCGAAAGTCATCGTCGGGGCGTTCTTCATCATGATGGCCGCAGTCGCTCTGCTGGTGTTCGGAGCGGCGCTCCGCGATCGAATCGCAGACGCAGGAGCCCGCCTGCTGGCTTCGGTGGCCTTCGGCGGCACGATCTTCGGCGCCTCTGCGATTGCAGCGGACTCGGCGTTGCGCTTTTCGCTGGCCGAGTCGGCCGACAAGCTCGACGCCGCCAGCCTGCACAGCATCTTCGCTCTCTTCAACACGTTCTTCTACCCGATCCACGCCGGGGTCGCCGTGTTCGTCGCGGCGACGAGCCTGGCCGCTCTCGACTCGAAGATGCTGCCCACCTGGTTGAGCGGCATTGGCGTGCTCGCCGCGGTGCTCCTGCTGGTCCCCGTCGCAGCAGTGACACTGACGGGCCTGCTCATCGGCATGGTGTGGGTTCTGATCACCAGCATCTTGTTGTTCCGCCGAGGCGCACCGAGCGTCGCTGACTGATCCGAAGGCGAGCGGCTGGGGGTGGCCGTCACGATCCAGGTCCGACCAGGGTCTGCGGGCCTATGCGTTGCGGTTCGGCCACTTCGTAGAGTTGCGGGGTGTTCAACCGTCCGAGCGATCTGTCTGACGATGCCGTGGCCGGGGCGCTTCGGGACGGTTGGGGCATCGACGTCGAAGCGATCGAGTACGCGGCCGTTGGCTTCGGAAGCCACCATTGGCGAGTGGCGTCAACGTCACAACGCTGGTTCGTCACCGTTGACGACCTCGACGCGAGGTTGTTGGGCGACGCCGATTCGCGTTCGGCGGCGCGAGATCGGCTCACGGCTGCACTCTCCACGGCACTCGCGTTGCGATCGGCCGGCTATGAGTTCGTTGTCTCGCCTATGCCCGACAGCTCGGGCCACGTCGCTCAATCGATCGAAGACCGCTTCACAATCGCCGTCTATCCACACATCGAGGGAGCGACGGGTTCGTTCGGGCCTTTCGACAGCACAGGCGACCGACTCGCAGTTGTCGACCTGTTGGCACGACTCCACAGCGCAGACATCGCGGTCCCAGCACGAACCACGGACCACACGATCCCCTGCAGGGATCGGCTCCACGACGCGATGGCCAACTTGTCCGAGCCTTGGTCGACGGGCCCTTTCGCACAGCCCGCCCACGAACTGCTTCGCCAGCACCATCGTTCACTGCGGCGAGCCCTTGCCGCCTACGACGCACTCGTACGAGCAGTCGAAACCGCTGGTAGGCCGCTTGTCATCAGCCACGGTGAGCCACACCGGGGCAACGTCATCGTCACCGCTGGTGGGCCGGTACTCATCGACTGGGACACGACACTCCTCGCTCCGCCCGAGCGCGACCTCTGGAGCCTGATCGACGAAGATCACACCGTTCGATCCCACTACGAGCGAACCGCAGGTCGCGCGTTGAACGACAACGCCCTCCGGCTCTACAGCCTGTGGTGGGACCTCTGCGAGGTAGCCCTTTTCACCCATGACCTGCGCCGACCGCACGAAGACACCGATGACACACGAACGGCGTTGCAAGGTCTCCAGCACCACCTCGATCCAACCCGCTGGACCGACCTGATCTGACCAGGTCTCGCAACGGCAACCGCAGCCGAGCGGGTCCGTCCACGAAGAGTGACCCCGCACACAACGCTCACTGTGAGAGAACGCGCCCGCAGGCGCGAGTAGTGGACCCAGCGTGGTGACGCGAATGCGCTGAGAAGTCTCCTCCGGCCTGACGGGCGATCGCGAGGCGTGCTCGGCCGTCAGCCAGAGGGCGCCGATGTGCTCGGCGATTGCTGCGCTGACCACATCGGGACGCTCGAGGTGCAGGAAGTGGCCGGCGTCGGGAACCTCGACGACCTTCACCCTGAGCGGGTAGTCCTCGCCGATGACAGCGTGGCCATACAGGCGCCGGTCCATGCACCCGTCGTCGGCGCCGTGAAGCACCAATGTCGGCACCGAGATCGTGGCCTGCTCCATAGCAGGGCTGGAGGTGAGGCCGAGCAGCAGCGGTGGTGTGGCGTTCTGGCGGTAGTGCGCGAGGGCAGCCCCTACCACGCCAGGCTGGTCGAAGCCCTCGATGAGCCGCTTGCCCAGTCAGGCTCGCTCTGGGTGTAGCCCGGAGACCAGGTTCTCCAGAGCCGGCGCATCAACCACCAGTCGCCCGCTCTTCAACGCTCGATCCGACACCCACTGGAATCTGGAAGAACGTCATGTACCAAGACCGCAGAACCTGGCGCGGCACCTTCCGAACCGCAGCCGGAACACGGGCAAGCGGCGGAATCGCCAGAGTGGTGAGGGTGTGGAATCGCTCGGGGTGGTAGCCGGCGGCCACATACGAAATTGCCGCTCCCCAATCGTGGCCGACCAGGTGGGCGCGCTCGACGCCGAGCTCGTCGAGCCAGCCGATCACATCGTCTGCGAGAGCCATCAACGACAAGTCGCCGTCTTCTGGTATCGACGAAGGCTCGTAACCCCGCAGCGCAGGCGCCACCACACGAAAGCCGGCGTCGGCCAGCGCACGCAGCTGGTGACCGAACGTCGACGGCGAATCGGGGAACCCGTGCAGACACAACACCAGTGGGGCACCCGGTTCACCCTCGACCAGCGCCGAGAACTCGAGCGACGAAGTCCGCAGTTTCAGCGCGTCAGCCACGTGGCCCGCTCTCAGTCAAGGTCGACTCCGACCAGCGCGCAGACGTCGCGCACGCGGGGCGACAGCTGCACGTTTCGTGGGTCGTACCGGGGCGACAGGGCCTTCAGGGTTCCGGGCAGAGCGCCCGACTTCCAATGCCGCTTGGCCGCGTCGAAGGCCACGCGACGCGTGGTCACCCCCGGCTCGCCGACCTCGTGCCTCAGCACGGTGGCCATGCGCATCAGATAGCCCAGGAAGTGCAGCTGGGCCCGTGATCCGACCGCCACGCGATACGGGTACTTGCCGACTATGCGGTCATAAGCGTCGAAGGTGACGGTGCGGTGTTCGATCTCCTCGGCCAGGTGCCAAGCCATCAGATCGAGCCATCCGGGCGCCGCCGAGGTCGACGACTCGTCGCTCATCGTCGAGCGCGCCAGTGCGAAAGTCATCGCTTCGAACCCCTCGGCGTAGGCCAGGTTGAACGCAAGCGACTTGGTTGCGCTGAAGTGCCGATAGTCGGCGTCGAGGTCGGCTTCCAGAGCCCGCATCTGCTCGGCGCGGCCATCGGTGAGCTGGCTGCGCACGATGTCGTTGATACGGGCGTGGTTCTGGAAGTGTTGCGCTTCCTGGCCCGAGAAGGCCTTCATCTCGGCGGCGAGCTCGGGATCTGCGATCTCTTTGCCGGCCAGCCTCATGGTGCGGATCAGATAGGGCTCGAGGTAAGGGAGGGTGAAAGACAGCGCAACCAGATCGCAGGAGCGACCCGGGTCGTCCGGGTAGGGCATGAGGCCCAGGTCTTCGGGCCAAACAAAGCTAGGACGCCTGACGGTGATGCTCCCCATGGGCAGATGCTAACCAGGCTTCGGCGCCCTTCAGCATCCGCTGGCCTGCCAGCTCGTCGCCGCCCATGCGTTGTCCATTGGCCCGCTGCGGTCGCCGTCATGGAGTTCTGATTACGACGCCGACATCAGATTGACGTCAGATTCGACTTAGGTAAGGCGCTTCAGCCGCCGACGGGCAGGGGGACGTTCCCCTATCCGAGTGAGAGAAATGTCCCTGAAGACCAAGCTGACTCTGGGCGTTCTGGCAATCGCCGTCTTGATCGTCGCACAAGCCTTGCTGATCCGCTCGCTTGCCAACGCGGTGGTCGCCGACATGGACCACGTCGAGAACGTGGCCGTCGAGGGCGCTCTGGTGGGAAACCGCATCAAGTTCGATGTCGTGCAGGTACAGCAGTGGCTGACCGACATCTCGGCCACGCGCGGCCAAGACGGGCTCAACGACGGTTTCGACGTGGCCGCCGAGTTCGCTGCCGACTTCCAACTCGCCACCGAAGAGCTGGAGGCGATACGTCCGGACCTCGCCCCCCAGCTGGCCGAGCTGAGGCTGGTGTTCGCCGAGTATCACTCCGTAGGCATCGAGATGGCTCAGGCCTACATCGACGGCGGCCCAGCCAGCGGCAACCAGATGATGGGACAATTCGACGAAGCCGCGTCGACCATGGGCGAGACCGTGGATGAGCTGGTCGATGACCTGCTCGCCGAGGCCGCCGCCGCCCTCGACGGGGCAGGCGACGACGCCCTCACCGTACGAACGGTGGTGGTGATATCGGCGCTGGCGATCGCCGCTCTGGTCGCCTTGATCGGCATCGTCGTGATCGGCGGAATGCTCCGCCAGCTGCGCAAGGTGACGGCATCGGCAACCCAGATCGCGGCGGGCGACCTGTCGGTCGAACCGCTGCCGGCCCACGATCGCGACGTGCTCGGTCAACTGGCCATGGCCTTCAACGACATGACGTCGATGCTTGGAGCCGCCAGCACCAGAGCTCGCCAGATCGCCGCAGGTGACATCAGCTCACAAAACGACATCCCGGGCGACTTCGGGGCTGCCTTCGGCGCCATGGTCGAGTCGCTGCAGTCGATGGTTGACCGGTTGTCGACCTCATCGACACAGCTGTCGAGTGCCGCCACCGAGCTGACCCGGGTTTCGTCGAGCCTCGGCGAGAACGCCGACAAGACGGCATCCGAAGCCGGAAGCGTCTCGGCGGCAGGTGATGACGTGTCGACCCGCATCGCCACCGTGGCCGCGGCGATCGAGCAGATGCATGCGTCGATCCGCGATGTGTCGACCAGCGCAACGCAGGCATCCGATGTTGCCGGCAGTGCCGTCGAAGTGGCTCAGGCCACGTCGCAGGCCGTCGAGAAGTTGGGTCAGTCGAGCGTCGAGATCGGCCAGGTCATTCAGGTGATCAACACCATCGCCGAGCAGACGAACCTGCTGGCGCTCAACGCCACCATAGAAGCGGCGCGAGCCGGCGAGGCGGGCAAGGGGTTCGCCGTTGTTGCAAGCGAGGTCAAGGAACTGGCAGATCAGACCGCCAAGGCAACACAGAGATCGCCGAGCGCATCGAGGCAATCCAGAGCGATACCGCCGGGGCGGTGCAGGCCAACCTCCAGATCGGCGAGACGATCGATCGGATCAGCGAGATATCGACATCCATAGCCAGCGCGGTAGAGGAACAGACCGTGACCACCGAAGAGATCGGGCGAAACGTTGCCGAGGCGGCGTCGATCACGGTCGAGATCGCGGGCAGCATCAGCGATGTGGCTGCTGCGGCCGAGGACACCAACCGCTCTACCGATGCGACCCGTTCAGCCGCCGCCGAGATGAGCCGGGTGGCCGACGAACTTCGCGAACTGGTCGGACAATATCGCTAGCCCCAACCGTTTGGGGGCGACCGAGGAGGGGTAGACGCCCTCCATGCCAAACATCGTCGAAGCACTAGGAACTGACTTGGCCAGGTCGGTCGCCTCCAGCCGCCAGGAGCGGGCCGACGGGCGGGCGGCCAGGTGACCACGAACTCGAGCGACCGATCGGCCCTATCGCCCGATGGCGGGAGGGTCTCGATCTGGTGGGGCACCTTCGTCGAACGCTTTCGCACCAGCCTCTTCGGCGTGCCCGCGCTGTGGATCGCGGCCGCCGTGTTGGGGTCGTACGCAAGCACCCGTTTGGATCAGGCCGGGACCGGCTGGGAGCTGCCGGGGTTCTTGGACACAACGGTCGCAAGCGCCCGGTCGATCCTCGCCGCGGTCAGCTCGGGCACCATAACGGCCGCCTCGGTTGTGTTCTCGTTGACCCTGGTATCGATACAGCTGTCGACGAGCGCCTACTCGTCGAGGGTGTTGCGCAGCTTTCTCCGCGACCGATTCCAGCAGCACATGATCGGCGTGGTCACCGCCACCTTCTTGTACAGCCTGTTGGTGCTGCGCGAGGTCCGAGGACCGCTGGAGGAGGGCGGCGATGCCTACATCCCCCGCTTCTCGGTATTCATCGCAGTGGTGTTCGCCACGGTCGCGGTGTTGGCGCTGATCGCTTCCATCAGCCATACGGCCCAGCAACTGCGCGTGTCATCGGTTACGCGAGAACTGACCGACGAACTGATCACTCTCATCCACAACCGGCTACCCGAGCCCAGCTCGACCCGCCCAGATTCGAGAGTGACGCTGGCCTCGGCCTCTGTGGCCGACCCGCAACTCGAGCCTCACGAAGTCGAAGATCCCGACGATGCCTCGTTTCGCGGAGCCGTCGTCACCGCTGACAGGCGCGGGTGGGTGCAACAGCTCAGCCTGGCGGCCCTCAGCGGGTGCCTTCCCGAGGGCAGCACGGTGAGGGTCGAGGCCATGGCCGGCGACTACGTCATGCATGGGTCGCCCTTGGCGGTGGTGTGGCCTGCGCCGGATGCCGACTCTGC harbors:
- a CDS encoding aminoglycoside phosphotransferase family protein, translating into MFNRPSDLSDDAVAGALRDGWGIDVEAIEYAAVGFGSHHWRVASTSQRWFVTVDDLDARLLGDADSRSAARDRLTAALSTALALRSAGYEFVVSPMPDSSGHVAQSIEDRFTIAVYPHIEGATGSFGPFDSTGDRLAVVDLLARLHSADIAVPARTTDHTIPCRDRLHDAMANLSEPWSTGPFAQPAHELLRQHHRSLRRALAAYDALVRAVETAGRPLVISHGEPHRGNVIVTAGGPVLIDWDTTLLAPPERDLWSLIDEDHTVRSHYERTAGRALNDNALRLYSLWWDLCEVALFTHDLRRPHEDTDDTRTALQGLQHHLDPTRWTDLI
- a CDS encoding alpha/beta fold hydrolase, with amino-acid sequence MADALKLRTSSLEFSALVEGEPGAPLVLCLHGFPDSPSTFGHQLRALADAGFRVVAPALRGYEPSSIPEDGDLSLMALADDVIGWLDELGVERAHLVGHDWGAAISYVAAGYHPERFHTLTTLAIPPLARVPAAVRKVPRQVLRSWYMTFFQIPVGVGSSVEERATGG
- a CDS encoding metal-dependent hydrolase, yielding MGSITVRRPSFVWPEDLGLMPYPDDPGRSCDLVALSFTLPYLEPYLIRTMRLAGKEIADPELAAEMKAFSGQEAQHFQNHARINDIVRSQLTDGRAEQMRALEADLDADYRHFSATKSLAFNLAYAEGFEAMTFALARSTMSDESSTSAAPGWLDLMAWHLAEEIEHRTVTFDAYDRIVGKYPYRVAVGSRAQLHFLGYLMRMATVLRHEVGEPGVTTRRVAFDAAKRHWKSGALPGTLKALSPRYDPRNVQLSPRVRDVCALVGVDLD
- a CDS encoding HAMP domain-containing methyl-accepting chemotaxis protein; amino-acid sequence: MSLKTKLTLGVLAIAVLIVAQALLIRSLANAVVADMDHVENVAVEGALVGNRIKFDVVQVQQWLTDISATRGQDGLNDGFDVAAEFAADFQLATEELEAIRPDLAPQLAELRLVFAEYHSVGIEMAQAYIDGGPASGNQMMGQFDEAASTMGETVDELVDDLLAEAAAALDGAGDDALTVRTVVVISALAIAALVALIGIVVIGGMLRQLRKVTASATQIAAGDLSVEPLPAHDRDVLGQLAMAFNDMTSMLGAASTRARQIAAGDISSQNDIPGDFGAAFGAMVESLQSMVDRLSTSSTQLSSAATELTRVSSSLGENADKTASEAGSVSAAGDDVSTRIATVAAAIEQMHASIRDVSTSATQASDVAGSAVEVAQATSQAVEKLGQSSVEIGQVIQVINTIAEQTNLLALNATIEAARAGEAGKGFAVVASEVKELADQTAKATQRSPSASRQSRAIPPGRCRPTSRSARRSIGSARYRHP
- a CDS encoding DUF2254 domain-containing protein translates to MTTNSSDRSALSPDGGRVSIWWGTFVERFRTSLFGVPALWIAAAVLGSYASTRLDQAGTGWELPGFLDTTVASARSILAAVSSGTITAASVVFSLTLVSIQLSTSAYSSRVLRSFLRDRFQQHMIGVVTATFLYSLLVLREVRGPLEEGGDAYIPRFSVFIAVVFATVAVLALIASISHTAQQLRVSSVTRELTDELITLIHNRLPEPSSTRPDSRVTLASASVADPQLEPHEVEDPDDASFRGAVVTADRRGWVQQLSLAALSGCLPEGSTVRVEAMAGDYVMHGSPLAVVWPAPDADSAPAIQSALRGAFSIGAERTMQQDISFGIMTLEDVAVKALSPGVNDPNTAIAVMTQLAEVVLNILERELPPTSLEIAGRRITSPYSASNADYVRAAFDQIRLYSRGQPPLQKALVEAISSIDLELARRRRSTTEAREALQSMIASVIEDMEHESRPGTGDRAAVAALGAAHRPTPAP